Proteins found in one Thermodesulfobacteriota bacterium genomic segment:
- a CDS encoding prepilin peptidase produces MEELGVIIFLLGLAVGSFLNVCIYRIPRKRSILRPFSYCPSCGKTIRFYDNVPLLSFILLKGKCRECKSRIPVRYPLVELLTGVIFYSLYTTKGIGVESLVFMVLLCLLIVISFIDLEFQIIPDLLSVGGMFAGFAFSFFRNPHFHLKDAIYGTLFGGGVLFIIAYIYEFLAKREGMGFGDVKLLAMIGSFLGVRGAIFSLISGAFFGTILGIVLIAGYGKNLKYAIPFGPFLSLGAATFIFFGDTLTWFLIRTIFARGL; encoded by the coding sequence ATGGAAGAGCTTGGCGTTATCATATTCCTACTTGGTTTGGCCGTTGGAAGCTTTCTTAACGTCTGTATTTACAGGATACCGCGAAAAAGATCCATCTTAAGACCATTCTCCTATTGTCCATCCTGTGGAAAGACTATCCGGTTTTACGATAATGTACCCCTCTTAAGTTTTATCCTTCTCAAAGGGAAATGCAGAGAATGCAAAAGCCGAATCCCTGTAAGGTACCCGCTCGTGGAACTTCTCACGGGAGTTATCTTTTACAGTCTCTATACTACGAAGGGTATTGGGGTAGAATCCTTGGTCTTTATGGTCCTTCTTTGTTTGCTTATCGTTATATCCTTCATAGATTTGGAATTTCAGATAATCCCTGATCTTTTGAGTGTAGGCGGTATGTTTGCCGGTTTTGCGTTCTCTTTTTTTAGGAATCCTCATTTTCACTTAAAAGACGCTATCTATGGCACACTTTTCGGAGGAGGGGTCCTGTTTATCATAGCTTACATTTACGAGTTTTTAGCAAAGAGGGAAGGAATGGGTTTTGGAGACGTAAAACTTCTTGCCATGATAGGCTCTTTTCTGGGTGTGAGAGGAGCCATTTTTTCTTTAATCTCTGGTGCCTTTTTCGGGACCATATTGGGTATAGTACTTATCGCTGGATACGGGAAGAATTTGAAATACGCAATCCCATTTGGCCCATTTCTTTCCCTCGGTGCAGCAACTTTCATATTCTTTGGGGACACGCTAACATGGTTTTTAATAAGAACCATCTTCGCTCGTGGCTTATAA
- a CDS encoding pilin has product MLKAKKVSKGFTLIELLIVIAIIGILAAIAIPAYTGYTKKSKISGVINAMGAVKNAVVAYHTEKGTVEGLNLDTEAKVKESLGISFPMQYAKAITVVGQGPDKVVITVTLDKVASDVNDKKITLTGENLGGSAKWTWGGDDEVKEYLPKG; this is encoded by the coding sequence ATGCTAAAGGCTAAAAAGGTTTCAAAAGGTTTCACGCTTATCGAACTACTTATCGTGATAGCCATCATAGGGATCCTTGCGGCAATTGCAATACCGGCTTACACTGGTTATACGAAGAAGTCGAAAATCTCAGGGGTCATCAATGCGATGGGTGCGGTGAAGAATGCCGTGGTTGCATATCATACTGAAAAAGGGACTGTAGAAGGGCTAAATCTTGACACGGAAGCGAAAGTAAAAGAGAGCTTGGGAATTTCTTTTCCTATGCAGTACGCAAAAGCAATAACAGTGGTAGGCCAGGGTCCAGACAAAGTTGTGATCACGGTGACTCTAGATAAAGTAGCATCTGATGTTAATGATAAGAAAATCACACTCACCGGGGAAAACCTGGGTGGTAGTGCCAAATGGACTTGGGGAGGAGATGACGAAGTCAAAGAATACCTTCCAAAGGGCTAA
- a CDS encoding B12-binding domain-containing radical SAM protein → MKVLLINFFTEKSIHPWKIISRKWPPLDLLNASTLLSRHGIENLILDLNTERLSSGSLNRLIQRFDKIFVSSASIDRWTCPPPYTKEFMEFLKSLPAKEKIYALGPHITLMPEECLFETKIKGVVMGQPELGILEACLKNRDGIVSSDTFDLDILSPPAYEKVKIEKYFYPLLGSRFALLETSRGCYFQCKFCFKLMYGNRILRKSLPKVMEEIDYVVRKIGARNVYFIDSEFVLDRLYVEEMCKAIIREKLNFQWCCQTRVDSLDEPILHLMQRAGCRLIHFGLESGSETTLTSMGKRIDLEEAKNIIQKANRLGIKTAGFFILGYPGESERDLEATVSFALKLPLDYASFHIYIPYPDVLYGTAQKEGKNAPFFTAKMAFFKFYLRPSYLLRRTLRSFPTLGELKLFWDFIR, encoded by the coding sequence ATGAAGGTCCTCCTAATCAATTTTTTTACTGAAAAATCTATTCATCCCTGGAAAATCATAAGTAGAAAGTGGCCTCCTCTTGACCTTTTGAATGCTTCCACACTCCTTTCCCGACACGGGATAGAAAATTTGATTCTGGATTTAAATACGGAAAGACTATCAAGTGGAAGCCTTAATAGATTAATCCAGAGGTTCGACAAAATTTTTGTCTCATCTGCGTCTATAGATAGGTGGACATGTCCGCCGCCTTACACGAAGGAATTTATGGAGTTTTTGAAATCTTTACCTGCAAAGGAAAAGATATACGCTTTGGGCCCCCACATTACGTTGATGCCCGAGGAGTGTCTCTTCGAAACAAAAATAAAAGGAGTCGTTATGGGTCAACCAGAACTCGGTATCCTCGAGGCTTGTCTAAAAAATAGAGATGGCATAGTAAGCTCAGATACCTTCGATCTTGACATTCTCTCCCCTCCCGCATACGAAAAGGTAAAAATAGAGAAATACTTTTATCCACTGCTAGGTTCCAGATTTGCCCTTCTTGAAACGTCCCGCGGATGCTATTTCCAGTGTAAGTTTTGCTTCAAGCTAATGTATGGAAATAGGATTCTTAGAAAATCGCTCCCCAAGGTAATGGAGGAAATAGACTACGTTGTAAGAAAGATCGGTGCCAGAAATGTCTACTTCATCGATTCCGAATTTGTCCTTGACAGGCTTTATGTTGAAGAGATGTGTAAAGCTATTATAAGGGAAAAGCTTAATTTTCAATGGTGCTGTCAGACCCGGGTCGATTCCCTCGATGAACCAATCCTTCACCTTATGCAAAGGGCCGGATGTAGATTGATCCATTTCGGCTTGGAATCGGGTTCAGAGACAACCCTTACTTCAATGGGAAAACGTATAGATCTCGAGGAGGCTAAAAACATTATTCAAAAAGCAAACCGCCTAGGGATAAAGACCGCCGGATTTTTTATCCTCGGATATCCCGGAGAGAGCGAGAGAGATCTTGAGGCAACTGTTTCGTTTGCTTTGAAGTTGCCTCTAGATTATGCATCCTTCCACATCTACATACCCTATCCTGACGTTCTTTACGGCACGGCACAGAAAGAGGGAAAGAACGCGCCCTTCTTTACGGCCAAAATGGCCTTTTTTAAGTTTTACCTTAGGCCTTCTTATCTTTTACGCAGAACACTTAGGAGTTTCCCCACTCTCGGAGAACTAAAACTTTTCTGGGATTTTATAAGATAG